DNA sequence from the candidate division WOR-3 bacterium genome:
TTCTCTACAATCAGAATGCCTTCGGGAGTTTGTCCTTTATTTATTCTTGAACCAGAAGAGGCAGGTTTAGCAGCAATTAAAATTCTTTCCCTTGCAGACAAAAAATTAGAAAGAAAGATAAGAGATTATCAGGAGGCAAAAAGAGAGGAAATTGAAAAGGCAGATAAGGAGGTAAATAAAAATGGGTAGTGTAAAAGACCTTACGGTTATAGAAAAACCAACCGAAAATGAACCGGGTATTGGGAGGTTTGTATTTTCAGACAGATATTCAGTTTTTGACTGGGGTGAGATGCCTGACCATATATCAAAAAAAGGTCAGGCGATATGTATTGCTACTGCATATTATTTTGAGAAACTTGCAGAAGGAGGTATAAAATCTCATTATCTCGGAGTTGTTGAAGAGGGGAGGGCAAAGCGTTTGCAAGAATTGAAAAGTCCATCCAACACAATGGAGATTAAATTACTCAGAGTTATAAAGCCGGAACTAAAAGGCAATAATTATGACTATTCAATTTATAAAAAAGAAACCCGCAATTTTTTGATTCCCCTTGAGATTATTTATCGAAATGCCCTCCCGGCTGGTTCTTCGGTATTTAAACGTTTAAAAGAAGGGGTTCTGAAACCTTCAGATATTGGTCTTGATCGAATTCCGGAACCAGGACAAATTCTGGAAAAGCCGATATATGATGTTTCAACTAAGCTTGAAATAACCGATAGATATCTAACTTGGGAAGAAGCAAAAGAAATATGCGTGCTTTCCGATGAAGAACTGAATGAGATGAAACGCATAGTTGCTTACATCAATGATTTGATAACAAAAGAGACCCAGCGCCTCGGTTTATTCAATGAAGATGGAAAGATCGAACTTGGTTTTGATGAAAAGCGAAATTTCATGCTGGTAGATGCAGTGGGGACTCTTGATGAATGTCGATTTACTTTTGACGGTATAGCGGTGAGCAAGGAAATAGCCCGGATATTTTACCGGCAAACCGAATGGTTTAAAGAAGTAGAAGAAGCGAAGAAAAAAGACCGGGTAAACTGGAAGTCGGTGGTGAAAAGTCAACCTCCGAAGTTGCCCCCTGAACTTTTTGAAACGATAAGTCAGATTTACCAGGCATATACTAACGATTTAACTGGCCGGCGTTGGTTTGATGTGCCTCCTTTGCAACAGATCCTGGTAAAAATAAAAAATTTGGCGCTGTGACGAAAATAGTGAAACCGACCAACGAAATCCTGATGCAGGCAGCGGAAATAATAAAGAATGGCGGGCTCGTGGCTTTTCCCACGGAGACAGTGTATGGACTTGGTGCATCCGCTTTTAATGCCCGGGCAGTAGCAAAAATATTTGAAGTTAAAAATCGACCCTACTTTGACCCCCTTATTGTTCATATCAGTCGTTTTGAAACGATTTATGATTTATGGGCGAAGTTGGATGAACGGGCATTAAATTTGGCAAAGCAATTCTGGCCTGGGCCACTCACTATCGTTTTGCCCAGAAAAAAGAGCATTCCGGATATTGTGGTGGCTGGTTTGACTACGGTGGCAGTGCGAATGCCCGCAAATAAGATCGCCCTTGATCTGATAACCTATGCGGGTGTTCCAATTGCTGCCCCTAGTGCCAATCTTTTTGGACGCTTGAGTCCCACGACGGCTGAACATGTGGCAGAACAACTCGGTGATAAGATTGATTTAATTATTGATGGTGGTAAAACAGAAATCGGAGTAGAATCTACTGTTATTGAATTCAATGATAAGCCAGTGGTATTGCGACTTGGGGGAATCACTTTAGAACAGATTGAAGGAGTTATCGGCAGGGTGAAGATTTTAACGGTTGCAGAAAAACCGCACTCTCCAGGTCAATTATTAAAACATTATGCACCAAAGGTAAAGCTTAAAATAATAAAAAATGGAAATTATTCAATCCCGCAAGGATTAGAAGCAGGATTACTCGCCTTTCGTGAAGCCCCCCCAGGTCATGCGTTTAAGTGTGTCCAAATCCTTTCGCCAGCCGGCGACCTTCAGGAGGCAGCGTGTAATTTATTCTCGGCACTCCATCGATTAGAAAAAGAAGCTATTGATATAATTTATGCCGAACCCGTGCCGGAAATTGGACTGGGGAGGGCGATAATGGACCGCTTGCGTAAAGCCGAAGGGACGGGTGGTGAATAGATTTCAACAGTCGTTAATTGTATGGATGGTCGGGTTTACAGATTGGCTCAAGAATTTATAAAACAAAACTATGGGGTTGATTTCGTTGATACCATTACGCTTTCTGGTGCATGCAAAGTTATTGCTAAAAGTATGGAACAGGAAGTTTTGAATTTTGTAAAGAGGTGTCTTAATATCTCTGTTAACAAACACGGCTTTCGGTTGATTGCGATGGTTGGATATTATGACTGTGCTGGAAGCCTGTTGATAGGGAAACTCAAAGCAGTCAAATTGCCGGTGCTGTTGAACTGGTAAAAACCTGGTTTTCCGATGTTCAGGTTATTGGATTATGGGTAAATGATAAGTGGCAGGTAGAAGAACTAATATGATTGGTTTTGAATTTAGTTCTGAACAAAAATTGATACAGCAATCAATACGGGAATTTGCGAAAAAAGAGCTGGTACCATTGGTCCGTATAATAGATGATAATCAAAAAATACCTTCTTATATAATCAAGAAAATGGCAGAACTCGGAATTTTAGTGATGAACTTCACTCAGGATTATGGCGGCTCAAATGCTGACCCTGTGTTCTGCGGAATTGTTGCCCAGGAACTTGCGCGATGGGATATAAGCTGTGCAATTTTTACTTTTTTTCTTGTAGAATGTGCCTGGGGATATATTCTGGAGAAATATGGTACTGAAAAGATTAAAAATAGTATTGTATCCAAAGTCACTTTAGATAAGATATTTCTTGGTATTGCCGCAACTAAACCGGATGCAGGGTCAGACCTCGCTAATATACGGGCTGTTGCCCGAAAGTTAGGAAATAAATATGTGATATTAGCGAGAAGACATTTATCGGCGGAATAGAGATGGTCACTTCTCATTTGCCTGACGGCAGTGGATATATTACTCTTGCTAAAACAAACCCTGAAGTGAAAAAAACCTGTGGGATGAGTTTATTTTATATCCCGATAAAAGAAACGAAAGGGATTACTACGACAATATTAAAAGAATGGGGGAGAAAAGGTATTTCTTCTGGTGGCTTTACTATGGATAATGTCGAACTTGCGGAAGAAAATTTGATCGGTGATGAAAAACAGAAGATTCTATATTTTAATGGAAGGTTTTGATTTTGCTCGGGCGATGATTTTGCTTGTTGTCTGCGGTTGTGCCTTTGGAATTAATCCTTAAAAGTGTTCGGGGTTATTAGGGGACAGGATAGGGTTTAGAAATAATGAAGATGATCATCACCAGAGAATTATTAGGTAAAGATTTTATTGCATATCGATAAATATTAAAAGGGGGTGTAAATGGCTGAAAAAATTGGCATTATTGGTTATGGGTCTTATCTACCCCGTTACCGAATAAAGGTGGAGGAAATTGCAAAACAATGGGGTAGAGACCCGGAGACGATAAAAAAAGGATTAGCACTGAGAGAAAAAACAGTTCCTGGTATGGATGAAGATACCATAACAATTTCGGTTGCGGCGGCAAAGAATGCCCTAAAAAGGGCAGAGATTGACCCGAAGAAAATCGGTGCAGTGTACGTGGGTTCGGAATCACATCCTTACGCAGTAAAACCATCTGCTACCGTAGTTGCTGAGGTGTTGGGCATCACACCTGAGGTTCATATAGCCAGTTTTGAGTTTGCCTGTAAGGCCGGGACTGAAGCGATGTTTGTTTGTTATGGACTGGTGAAGGCGGGCTTGATGGAATATGCGATGGCAATTGGTGCGGATACTTCGCAAGGTGCCCCGTCTGATGCTTTAGAATTCTCCGCATCGGCTGGTGGTTCAGCATTCATTTTTGGCAAAGATAAGATTGTGGTGGAAGTTCTTGATACTTATTCCTGGGCAACGGACACACCTGATTTCTGGCGTCGGGAATACCAGTTTTACCCACGGCATGGAGGTAGATTTACGGGCGACCCGGCCTACTTTAAACATATCTTTAATGCGGGCAAGGGTATTCTGGAAAAAACCGGTTATAAACCATCCGATTTTAAATATGCTGTATTTCATATGCCCAATGGCAAATTTCCGATGACCATTGGGAAGCGACTAGGATTTACCAAGGAGCAGATTGAACCCGGCTGGATTGTGCCCTTAATGGGCAATACATATTCCGGTTCTTCACCCACCGGTTTTTCGGCAATTCTTGATATCGCACAGCCCGGTGATTTGATATTGCTTGTTTCATTTGGCTCTGGCGCCGGTAGTGATGCATTTGTTTTTAAAGTCACAGAAAGAATAAATGAAGTTCGTGACAAAGCCGAAAAGGTAAGAGAGATGCTTGAGAATAATAGAATTTATCTAACTTACGGCGAATATGCTAAACATAGACATAAAATAATCATGGCTCAATAAGGAGGCAAAATGAGAGAAGTGGTGGTTATTGGTACAGGTATGACAAAGTTTGGTGAGCTATGGACAAGATCTTTAAGGGATATTTTTGTGGAAGCCGCATTAAAGGCGATTGATGATGCCGGAGTAGACCATATTGATGCAATGTATGTGGGTTCAATGACCCCAGGATTATTTGTTGGTCAGGAACATATCGGAGCTTT
Encoded proteins:
- a CDS encoding acyl-CoA dehydrogenase family protein — protein: MIGFEFSSEQKLIQQSIREFAKKELVPLVRIIDDNQKIPSYIIKKMAELGILVMNFTQDYGGSNADPVFCGIVAQELARWDISCAIFTFFLVECAWGYILEKYGTEKIKNSIVSKVTLDKIFLGIAATKPDAGSDLANIRAVARKLGNKYVILARRHLSAE
- a CDS encoding carbonic anhydrase, whose amino-acid sequence is MDGRVYRLAQEFIKQNYGVDFVDTITLSGACKVIAKSMEQEVLNFVKRCLNISVNKHGFRLIAMVGYYDCAGSLLIGKLKAVKLPVLLNW
- a CDS encoding acyl-CoA dehydrogenase family protein; amino-acid sequence: MVTSHLPDGSGYITLAKTNPEVKKTCGMSLFYIPIKETKGITTTILKEWGRKGISSGGFTMDNVELAEENLIGDEKQKILYFNGRF
- a CDS encoding hydroxymethylglutaryl-CoA synthase, with the protein product MAEKIGIIGYGSYLPRYRIKVEEIAKQWGRDPETIKKGLALREKTVPGMDEDTITISVAAAKNALKRAEIDPKKIGAVYVGSESHPYAVKPSATVVAEVLGITPEVHIASFEFACKAGTEAMFVCYGLVKAGLMEYAMAIGADTSQGAPSDALEFSASAGGSAFIFGKDKIVVEVLDTYSWATDTPDFWRREYQFYPRHGGRFTGDPAYFKHIFNAGKGILEKTGYKPSDFKYAVFHMPNGKFPMTIGKRLGFTKEQIEPGWIVPLMGNTYSGSSPTGFSAILDIAQPGDLILLVSFGSGAGSDAFVFKVTERINEVRDKAEKVREMLENNRIYLTYGEYAKHRHKIIMAQ
- the purC gene encoding phosphoribosylaminoimidazolesuccinocarboxamide synthase, whose product is MGSVKDLTVIEKPTENEPGIGRFVFSDRYSVFDWGEMPDHISKKGQAICIATAYYFEKLAEGGIKSHYLGVVEEGRAKRLQELKSPSNTMEIKLLRVIKPELKGNNYDYSIYKKETRNFLIPLEIIYRNALPAGSSVFKRLKEGVLKPSDIGLDRIPEPGQILEKPIYDVSTKLEITDRYLTWEEAKEICVLSDEELNEMKRIVAYINDLITKETQRLGLFNEDGKIELGFDEKRNFMLVDAVGTLDECRFTFDGIAVSKEIARIFYRQTEWFKEVEEAKKKDRVNWKSVVKSQPPKLPPELFETISQIYQAYTNDLTGRRWFDVPPLQQILVKIKNLAL
- a CDS encoding L-threonylcarbamoyladenylate synthase, which translates into the protein MTKIVKPTNEILMQAAEIIKNGGLVAFPTETVYGLGASAFNARAVAKIFEVKNRPYFDPLIVHISRFETIYDLWAKLDERALNLAKQFWPGPLTIVLPRKKSIPDIVVAGLTTVAVRMPANKIALDLITYAGVPIAAPSANLFGRLSPTTAEHVAEQLGDKIDLIIDGGKTEIGVESTVIEFNDKPVVLRLGGITLEQIEGVIGRVKILTVAEKPHSPGQLLKHYAPKVKLKIIKNGNYSIPQGLEAGLLAFREAPPGHAFKCVQILSPAGDLQEAACNLFSALHRLEKEAIDIIYAEPVPEIGLGRAIMDRLRKAEGTGGE